In Romboutsia lituseburensis, a genomic segment contains:
- a CDS encoding MutS-related protein — protein MIKELSYVESMISSLNKNKVVYDNIQYEFCKVKNIKNTIIRLENKNVLDELELFEIKNFAINVNKIMQYYLQLNINVDYINFKSLDKIAKLLDPDDLKLTTFQIYGAYSKRLLRIRQNKLNVEKEIFSSTDIETIEILKKKRLEIVIQEDQEVLKIRKALTEELYNYLIDIKGNIKNIGKLDLLIAKADLAIKYNAIKPNINEENKIYFKDLVNPNLQKLLDSQGKQYIPISIEIDKKITIISGANMGGKSVSMKTIALNLYLFQCGFFVFAKEADLCILDFIYLVSDDMQDINKGLSTFGAEIIKLKEITKLIKIRDGFIALDEFARGTNPVEGRLLLKSICEYFKKYNSISLISTHLDDIDISDVDYYQVIGLKNVNFEGLKRQIDLKIGRDKSSNGVKILQEYMDYRMEKVSKETKVPKDAINICKLLGLDNEIINIANKLSK, from the coding sequence TTGATAAAAGAACTGAGCTATGTTGAAAGTATGATTAGTAGCTTAAATAAAAACAAAGTGGTGTATGATAATATACAATATGAATTTTGCAAAGTCAAAAATATTAAAAATACAATTATAAGATTAGAAAATAAAAATGTATTGGATGAATTAGAGTTATTTGAAATTAAAAACTTTGCTATAAATGTTAATAAAATAATGCAATATTATTTACAGTTGAATATAAATGTAGATTATATAAACTTTAAGAGCTTAGATAAGATTGCAAAGCTATTAGATCCAGATGATTTGAAGCTAACAACTTTTCAAATATATGGTGCTTATAGTAAACGATTATTGCGTATAAGGCAAAATAAGCTTAACGTAGAAAAAGAAATATTTAGCTCAACAGATATAGAAACTATAGAAATATTAAAAAAGAAAAGACTTGAGATAGTTATTCAAGAAGATCAAGAAGTCCTAAAAATAAGGAAAGCTTTAACTGAAGAACTATACAATTATTTAATAGATATAAAAGGAAATATAAAAAATATAGGGAAATTAGATCTACTTATTGCAAAAGCTGATTTAGCAATAAAGTACAATGCTATAAAGCCAAATATAAATGAAGAAAATAAAATTTATTTTAAAGATCTAGTAAATCCAAATCTTCAAAAACTTTTAGATTCACAAGGAAAGCAATACATACCAATAAGTATAGAAATTGACAAGAAAATAACTATAATAAGTGGAGCTAATATGGGTGGAAAAAGTGTAAGTATGAAAACCATAGCGCTTAATTTATACTTATTCCAATGTGGATTTTTTGTATTTGCTAAGGAAGCTGATTTATGCATATTAGACTTTATATATTTAGTAAGTGACGATATGCAAGATATAAACAAAGGTTTAAGTACCTTTGGAGCAGAGATAATAAAATTAAAAGAAATAACAAAGCTTATTAAAATAAGAGATGGGTTCATAGCATTAGATGAATTTGCGAGAGGAACTAATCCAGTAGAAGGTAGATTACTTTTAAAATCAATATGTGAATACTTTAAAAAGTATAATTCCATAAGCTTAATATCTACTCACTTGGATGATATAGATATTAGTGATGTTGACTATTACCAGGTAATAGGATTAAAAAATGTAAACTTTGAAGGATTAAAACGTCAAATAGATTTAAAGATAGGTAGAGATAAAAGTTCAAATGGAGTAAAAATACTTCAAGAGTATATGGACTATAGAATGGAAAAAGTAAGCAAAGAAACTAAAGTTCCAAAAGATGCTATAAATATATGTAAATTATTGGGTCTTGATAATGAAATAATTAATATAGCAAATAAATTAAGTAAATAG
- a CDS encoding lysine 5,6-aminomutase subunit alpha, with product MSKLNLDFSIVEKARKSAQNIALDTQEFINKHTTVTVERSILRLLGIDGVDEFGVPLPNIVVDSIKNSNNGSLGMGVAYYIGNAMINTGLNPQEIAEKVSKGELDLTSLKENDVFEVKLKINEIAKKSVNQIKENRNKREAFLNEYGDKTGPYLYLIVATGNIYEDITQAVAAAKQGADIIAVIRTTGQSLLDFVPYGATTEGFGGTFATGENFRLMREALDNVGKELGRYIRLCNYCSGLCMPEIAALGAQNRLDVMLNDALYGILFRDINMKRTMIDQYFSRIINGYAGVIINTGEDNYLTTADAVEEAHTVLASQFINEQFALIAGLPEEQMGLGHAFEISPDVENGFLYELAQAQMAREIFPKAPLKYMPPTKFMTGDIFKGQVQDALFNMVTIMTGQKLHLLGMLTEAIHTPFISDRALSIDNAQYIFNTMKDLGSEIEFKKDGIMCTRVNEVLHNAYDLIAEIEKEGLFKTLEQGKFAGIKRPVDGGKGLDGVVIKENVYFNPFVELMLEKDLVLGGSC from the coding sequence ATGAGTAAGTTAAATTTAGATTTCAGTATAGTTGAGAAAGCTCGTAAATCAGCACAAAACATAGCATTAGATACACAAGAATTTATAAACAAGCACACTACAGTAACTGTTGAAAGAAGTATACTAAGATTACTTGGAATAGACGGTGTAGATGAATTTGGTGTACCGCTTCCAAATATAGTTGTAGATAGTATAAAAAATTCTAATAATGGATCTTTAGGAATGGGTGTTGCTTATTACATAGGTAATGCTATGATAAACACAGGGCTTAATCCACAAGAAATAGCAGAAAAAGTATCTAAAGGGGAATTAGACTTAACTTCACTTAAGGAAAATGATGTATTTGAAGTTAAGCTTAAAATAAATGAAATAGCTAAAAAAAGTGTAAATCAAATAAAAGAAAATAGAAATAAGAGAGAAGCGTTTTTAAATGAGTATGGAGATAAAACTGGTCCATATTTATATCTAATAGTTGCAACAGGTAATATATACGAAGACATTACTCAAGCAGTAGCTGCTGCTAAGCAAGGAGCAGATATAATAGCAGTTATCAGAACAACAGGACAAAGTTTACTTGACTTTGTACCATATGGTGCTACTACTGAAGGATTTGGAGGAACTTTTGCAACAGGTGAAAACTTTAGATTAATGAGAGAAGCGCTAGACAATGTTGGAAAAGAATTAGGAAGGTATATAAGACTTTGTAACTACTGTTCAGGATTATGTATGCCAGAAATAGCAGCATTAGGAGCTCAAAATAGATTAGATGTTATGCTTAATGATGCATTATATGGAATATTATTTAGAGATATAAATATGAAGAGAACTATGATAGATCAATACTTCTCAAGAATAATAAATGGATATGCTGGAGTTATAATCAATACTGGAGAGGATAACTACTTAACAACAGCAGATGCAGTAGAAGAAGCACATACTGTACTTGCATCACAATTTATAAATGAGCAGTTTGCTTTAATAGCAGGACTTCCAGAGGAGCAAATGGGTCTAGGCCATGCATTTGAAATAAGTCCAGATGTTGAAAATGGATTCTTATATGAATTAGCTCAAGCTCAAATGGCTAGAGAAATATTCCCTAAAGCTCCACTTAAATATATGCCGCCTACTAAATTTATGACTGGAGATATATTTAAAGGTCAAGTTCAAGATGCCTTATTTAATATGGTAACAATAATGACAGGTCAAAAGCTTCATTTATTAGGAATGCTTACAGAGGCTATACATACACCATTTATATCAGATAGAGCTCTATCTATAGACAATGCTCAATATATATTTAATACTATGAAAGACTTAGGTAGTGAAATAGAGTTTAAGAAAGATGGTATTATGTGCACTAGAGTTAATGAAGTTTTACATAATGCATATGATTTAATAGCTGAAATAGAAAAAGAAGGATTATTTAAAACATTAGAACAAGGAAAGTTTGCTGGAATAAAGAGACCAGTTGATGGTGGAAAAGGACTAGATGGAGTTGTTATAAAAGAAAATGTATACTTCAATCCATTCGTAGAGTTAATGTTAGAAAAAGATTTAGTGTTAGGGGGTAGCTGTTAA
- a CDS encoding OAM dimerization domain-containing protein yields MSGLYSMENKEYDKNLDLKNVKPYGDTLNDAKVQVSFTLPVKDDEKGIEAAKLTAKNMGLSEINVAHHKALDSEFTFYVAYGSLEKGVNYEDIHVEVAQENTMDKYEIENYIKENIKRDVVVVGASTGTDAHTVGIDAIMNMKGYAGNYGLERYEGIEAYNLGSQVPNEEFIKKAVELKADVLLVSQTVTQKNIHIENLTNLVELLEAEGLRDKVVLLCGGPRINHELAKELGYDAGFGPGKFAQDVGSFFVEELVNRDLI; encoded by the coding sequence ATGAGCGGATTATATTCAATGGAAAATAAGGAATACGATAAGAACCTTGATTTAAAAAATGTAAAACCATATGGAGATACTTTAAATGATGCTAAGGTGCAAGTGAGTTTTACATTGCCTGTAAAGGATGATGAAAAAGGTATAGAAGCTGCAAAACTTACAGCTAAAAATATGGGGCTTTCTGAGATAAATGTTGCTCATCATAAAGCACTAGATAGTGAATTTACATTCTATGTAGCATATGGAAGTTTAGAAAAAGGTGTAAACTATGAAGATATACATGTAGAAGTAGCACAAGAAAATACAATGGATAAATATGAAATAGAAAATTATATAAAAGAAAATATAAAAAGAGATGTAGTAGTAGTTGGAGCTAGTACTGGTACAGATGCACATACTGTTGGTATAGATGCAATAATGAACATGAAGGGTTATGCAGGAAACTATGGATTAGAAAGATATGAAGGAATAGAAGCATACAACTTAGGCAGCCAAGTTCCAAATGAAGAATTTATAAAAAAAGCAGTAGAGCTTAAAGCAGATGTACTATTAGTTTCTCAGACTGTAACTCAAAAGAATATCCATATAGAAAACTTAACTAACTTAGTAGAATTATTAGAAGCAGAAGGTCTTCGTGATAAAGTTGTACTTCTTTGTGGAGGACCTAGAATAAATCATGAACTTGCAAAAGAACTAGGATATGATGCAGGATTTGGACCAGGTAAGTTTGCACAAGATGTTGGAAGTTTCTTTGTAGAAGAATTAGTTAATAGAGATTTAATATAA
- a CDS encoding Na+/H+ antiporter NhaC family protein translates to MGFWVGLFKFSPVFVLAGLMMFKVDCLIAAPIATIYAFIVASITDKFKFNDLVDCAVDNVKELNLVFFILMLAYAMAEAFMSTGVGASLVNIALSLGVTGRTVAVVSFLVTAVLSVATGTSWGTFAACAPIFLWLNHMVGGNILLTTASIAGGACFGDNIGLISDTTVVSSGIQDVEVIDRIKSQGPWSLICLAITVVAIFVLSVTMGLPTEATNASAAINQIPPQVMIDLEAARPSAVELLNQVKEGVPYYMAIPLILVLVVAIKGLPTLVCLSVGIASSFLLGSFAGTVGSLNEFLKLMMGGFKEAGSWVIVMMMWVGAFGGIMSKMKAFEPLSNLVMYLARSVKQLMAMNGLLCLAGNAALADEMAQIVTVGPIIKELVEKNVDGSEEDLYQLRLRNATFSSSLGVFGSQLIPWHVYIGFYVGILSAVYPLHQFVATDIIKYNIMAFVTVGSILLLTLTGLDRFIPKFGLPSEPQVKLKKKEKHQERNNAV, encoded by the coding sequence ATGGGGTTTTGGGTTGGACTATTTAAGTTTTCACCAGTATTTGTACTGGCAGGTTTAATGATGTTTAAAGTAGACTGCTTAATAGCAGCACCAATAGCTACAATATATGCATTTATTGTAGCATCAATAACAGATAAGTTTAAGTTTAATGATTTAGTTGATTGTGCAGTTGATAATGTAAAAGAGTTAAATTTAGTTTTCTTCATACTAATGCTTGCATATGCAATGGCTGAAGCATTTATGTCTACAGGAGTAGGCGCTTCTTTAGTAAATATAGCGCTTTCTTTAGGTGTAACAGGAAGAACTGTTGCAGTTGTTTCATTTTTAGTTACTGCTGTACTTTCAGTAGCTACTGGAACATCATGGGGGACTTTTGCAGCATGTGCTCCAATATTTTTATGGCTAAACCATATGGTTGGTGGGAATATATTATTAACAACTGCATCAATTGCTGGAGGTGCTTGTTTTGGAGATAATATTGGACTTATTTCAGATACAACAGTTGTAAGTTCTGGGATACAGGATGTTGAGGTAATAGATAGAATTAAATCTCAAGGACCTTGGTCTCTAATCTGTTTAGCAATAACAGTTGTTGCTATATTTGTACTAAGTGTAACTATGGGATTGCCTACTGAAGCTACAAATGCTTCAGCTGCTATAAATCAGATACCACCTCAAGTAATGATTGATTTAGAAGCTGCAAGACCATCGGCAGTAGAATTATTAAATCAAGTAAAAGAAGGGGTACCGTATTATATGGCGATACCACTTATACTAGTATTAGTGGTAGCAATTAAGGGATTACCTACATTAGTTTGTCTGTCTGTTGGTATAGCATCATCATTCTTGCTTGGTAGTTTTGCAGGAACTGTAGGGTCTTTAAATGAATTTTTAAAATTAATGATGGGAGGATTTAAAGAAGCAGGTTCTTGGGTCATAGTTATGATGATGTGGGTAGGAGCATTTGGTGGAATAATGTCTAAAATGAAAGCTTTCGAACCATTATCAAATTTAGTTATGTATCTTGCTAGAAGTGTAAAACAATTAATGGCTATGAATGGTTTATTATGCTTAGCAGGAAATGCTGCACTTGCTGATGAAATGGCTCAAATTGTTACAGTAGGGCCTATAATTAAAGAGTTAGTTGAAAAGAATGTAGATGGTAGTGAAGAAGATTTATACCAATTACGATTAAGAAATGCAACATTTTCAAGTTCTCTAGGAGTATTTGGTTCTCAATTAATACCATGGCATGTTTATATAGGATTCTATGTAGGTATATTAAGTGCAGTATATCCACTTCATCAATTCGTAGCAACTGATATTATAAAGTATAATATTATGGCATTTGTTACAGTTGGATCAATACTTCTATTAACATTAACAGGGCTTGATAGATTTATACCAAAGTTTGGATTACCAAGTGAACCACAAGTTAAGCTAAAGAAAAAAGAAAAACATCAAGAAAGAAATAATGCAGTGTAG